One stretch of Carassius gibelio isolate Cgi1373 ecotype wild population from Czech Republic chromosome B1, carGib1.2-hapl.c, whole genome shotgun sequence DNA includes these proteins:
- the LOC127948827 gene encoding thymosin beta-b — MADKPDIAEISQFDKTKLKKTETKEKNTLPTKETIEQEKQCEA, encoded by the exons ATGGCTGACAAACCAGATATCGCGGAGATCTCTCAGTTTGACAAGACCAAGCTGAAGAAGACTGAAACAAAAGAGAAGAACACTCTTCCAACTAAAGAAA CTATTGAACAGGAGAAACAGTGTGAGGCATAA
- the slc25a51a gene encoding mitochondrial nicotinamide adenine dinucleotide transporter SLC25A51, translating to MTSTDQDRESLQGQKHYLCGSISAFANIVITFPIHKALFRQQLFGVQTREAVRQLQRDGLHTLYRGILPPLLQKSSTIAIMFGLYEDFSRLLRLHAPQAPVLLTDGIAAVLAGTAEAVLTPFERVQTLLQDPRHHGNFQNTAHIFRVLLQQHGVRELYRGLVPILLRNGPSNVFFFGLRGPMKELLPEAETKAGHLVNDFVCGGILGAGLGVVFYPLNVVKSHAQVQIGGEFQSCRVILANVLRERDGKVSRLFRGVHLNFQRSVFSWGIINATYELLLKML from the coding sequence ATGACCTCCACCGACCAAGACCGAGAGTCACTTCAGGGTCAGAAACACTACTTGTGTGGTTCTATCTCAGCGTTCGCCAACATTGTCATCACGTTTCCCATACACAAGGCTCTGTTCCGCCAGCAGTTGTTCGGAGTGCAGACGAGGGAAGCGGTGCGCCAGCTCCAGAGGGATGGTTTGCACACGCTGTACCGCGGCATCCTGCCACCTTTACTGCAGAAAAGCAGCACTATAGCAATTATGTTTGGCCTCTATGAGGACTTCTCCAGGTTGTTGCGGCTACACGCTCCTCAAGCCCCCGTCCTGTTAACGGACGGCATCGCAGCAGTTTTGGCGGGAACAGCGGAAGCAGTCTTAACACCTTTCGAGAGGGTCCAAACTCTCCTGCAGGACCCGCGTCATCATGGAAACTTTCAGAACACTGCGCATATTTTTCGTGTTTTGCTTCAACAACACGGCGTCCGAGAGCTTTACCGTGGCCTTGTTCCAATCCTACTCAGAAATGGCCCtagcaatgtttttttctttggctTGCGTGGACCGATGAAGGAACTGCTCCCCGAAGCCGAGACAAAGGCAGGGCACTTGGTTAATGACTTTGTATGTGGAGGGATTCTGGGAGCGGGTCTCGGGGTGGTGTTTTACCCTCTAAATGTAGTTAAGTCTCACGCACAAGTACAGATTGGAGGGGAGTTTCAGTCCTGCAGGGTGATACTGGCAAACGTTTTGAGAGAGAGGGACGGGAAGGTGAGCCGTCTGTTTCGTGGCGTGCATCTGAACTTCCAGAGATCTGTTTTCTCATGGGGAATCATAAATGCTACATATGAACTTTTACTGAAAATGCTCTGA